In Labilibaculum sp. DW002, the genomic window GAAAGTTCGTTCTCCCCACCACCATATTTAGGATCGGTGAAATAGATACCACCTTTTCCATCGGGCCATAAATCGTTGGGCTGATTAAACCTTTTACCTTCGTACGCTGTGGCTAATGGTAAATAAACTCCTTCAGGACTTGTTGAAGTAATCTGTCCCTTTTCTCCTTCACAAACCAATAAGTTTTCGTCTTTATCAAAATATAAGCCATTTGCACGACCACTGTTTATCCGAAAAGTATCTAGTTTATTATCTAATGTCCAAATTAAAATTAAATGTGCACGAAGATCAGTAAAGTATACATTTCCCTTAGCATCAACCGCTGGTCCTTCGGTAAATATAAAATCTCCAGCTAATTTCTCTATTTCACTACTTACTAAGCTTTTAAACTCACTCTTTTTACTTTGACTACTTGCACAAGAGACTAATGCAAAAACAATTAGCAATGCTAAAATATTCTTCATGATTAAAAGGTATTAGTTAATAATTCTGAAAATATTAAAGTATAAGTTATATCTATTTCACTAGTCCTTAAAAAATATTTTGCACAACCTTTTCTTATTTTAAGTTTCTAGATTCAAGCTCTGTCTGCAATTCATTTTCTAATATTTTATTATTCGTCGAATTTCTTACGATTACATATGCTAATAGTAATGGAAAGAATGTAAAAAACTCAAAGCCATTTTTCACTGCACCATAAATAGCAATTCCAATAGTAACCCCAACAATTGTAGCATCAATTATTTTGTTGGTTTTTATTTTCTTTATTTTCTGCAAAATTTCTTTATCGGTTAATTCTG contains:
- a CDS encoding SMP-30/gluconolactonase/LRE family protein encodes the protein MKNILALLIVFALVSCASSQSKKSEFKSLVSSEIEKLAGDFIFTEGPAVDAKGNVYFTDLRAHLILIWTLDNKLDTFRINSGRANGLYFDKDENLLVCEGEKGQITSTSPEGVYLPLATAYEGKRFNQPNDLWPDGKGGIYFTDPKYGGGENELSQDGMHVYYIRPDRKSVIRVCDDLVKPNGVLGTPNGKILYVTDAKAGKTYKYDIKKDGLLANKALFVEFACDGMTIDKEGNVYLTTSGKQAVDIFSPSGELLESISVPEKPSNLCFGGKNRNQLFITARTSIYRVKLDTKGVD